GGGGCAGGCAGATCGAATCATCCGCGTCAAGAACGGATCCGGTCGCTGGGTCTTGCCGCAGGGACTCTACATTGCAGGAGATTGCCTAAAGCAACTCAAGGAAGACGGCGAGTTCTTGGTCGACGGGGACTACCACGCCAGTGATCAGGAACTGTTGTACGTCCTCGGCGTCCGGTCTCGACCGTCGCGTGCAAAGTCGCGATCGAATGAACGATGGGTCTCCCGGTACGAGCGGGAAGTTCAGGCCCGGGTGGGAGAGGAATTCGGTCTGGGCGTCTATGCGCGCGAGGCGATTCGGATCGACGGGATCGACGGAATCCTGGGGCCGCTCGAGTGCCTGCCAGACCTGAGCGTGACCAATCGAACCGCCTTGACACTGGCGCTGTTGAATGACGTGGACGTGCCCCGTGTTCGGATCAGCCACCCGAGCGTCACCAAGGCGGCGCGCTACGTTGCGCCAGAATTGTGGTGGGCGCGACAGCACGGGTTTCTGCCGACAGTCCTCGGCCCGATGCCCGTCGCCGAGGCGTTCGTCGCAGAGGTCGAGGAGGCGCCGGAGGGTCTGCTCCCGTGTGTGACCCAGGTCGTCCTGAGTGCGGATGCCGAGGCCGTGCTGAAGCTGAAGAAAAAGATCAGTGATCTCGACCCAGCCGACTTCCAGAAACTGGTGGAGATGCACGTCGCCAAAGACGACATGCACCGCGTCGGGCAGGCGTACGCGTGGTGGTGCTGGATCCACAAGGAGTCGGGTGTTCCGGATCGACTGTGGGTTCGCATTGCAGGTCAGTGGTCTGAAGTGAACACGAAGAATGTGGCCGTCGTCCATCACCTGGATGCCTATGCGGAGCTCGATCAGTTCGGTATACCGTGCGTGGTGGTGGACTCCGTCGACGATGTCCACACTCTCAGCGAATTGTGGCGTTGCCTGGAGGGTCCGGACCTGCCCGTCACCTACTCGTATGAGACGAGTGCCGAACCCGTTGTGCTCACAGACGCGTTCCCCGTGCTGGATGCCCTGGAGATCGATGACGAATTCGCCGATCTCGTCTTGCAGAAGTGTCTGTCGCTGAGCAAGGTTGCGGCCGTTCCCGGACAGCCAGAAGTTCGGGTCACATGCGATTCAGGCCGTGAAGGGAGCAGGATTCTCGTCACCGGCACCAACGATGGTCAGATCCTGAAACAGGTTCTGGGGCAACTGCTCCTCGACGATTCCGACCGGCATGTTGACGCGCTGCTCAGGGACATGGAGCGGCGGAGGAACTCCGAGCACGTCCGGGCTGTCCGGAAGGCGTCGTCGGACGCGGAACGACTTCTGCTGCTCGTAGGGGAAGACCGTCTACGGCCGCTCATCCCCAAGGATGCACTCACCTACATAGCCAATGAGGGAGAGGTCGAACCGCGCGGCGTCGCTTTGGCCGAACTGTGTGTGAGCATGCTCGGTGTTCGTGCGCTCGAACGAGCTTGCAAGGTCGACCCGGAAGGGCTCCCCATCGCGCCGCCCTCTACCTGGGCCGGTTCGTTCACCACCCGCAAGTGGGTGAACAACTTCGGGTTCGACGACGAGTGGGCCGGCCGCCCGGCCAGGCAACGCAACAAGCCGACCGAGTACGTCGAGGGCCCGACGCAACTCGAGCCGCTACACGATTATCAGCAAGTGGTCTCCCGACGGCTACGAGACCTGTTGATCGGCAATGGCCCTCGGCGCGGCTACATCTCGCTGCCCACCGGTGCCGGAAAGACGCGGGTCGCTGTCCAGACGATCATCGAGACCATCAGCGACGGGAGCCTCGACGGGCTGGGCTCGAGTGGAACATTCGCCGGACCGATATTGTGGCTGGCCGACGGAGAAGAACTCTGCGAGCAGGCCATAGACGCATGGTCCTACCTCTGGCGGGCCGCCGGTCGCCGGGACACCCAATTGATTCTCAGCCGATTCTGGTCGTCCTATGAGATGGAGGAAGAGGTTGGTGGCGTCCAGGTCGTTGTGGCGACGTGGCACAAGATCATGGCACGGGCGGTGGGCAGCGACGCGTATGCGTGGCTGGCCGAGGCCCCGATCGTCATCATCGATGAAGCACACGGCGCCTATACGCCCTCGTACACAACCATCCTCGAATGGCTGGGACGGTCTGCGAGGGAACGGGACAAACCACTGGTCGGACTGACAGCGACCCCTTTCCGGGGACGGCGCGACAGTGCCCAAACAGAGTTGTTGTTGCGCAGGTTCGGCGACAATTGTTTGGACGAAGGTGTTTTCGGTGAGGATCTGCCGCAGGTCCGCCTGCAGCGGGATCGAGTACTCGCTCGCGCGCATCTGGAAATCCTCGATGGTGTGTCCATCGAGCTGTCCGAACGGGAGATCGAAGAGTTCAAGGAACTGGGTTGGCTCGCCAAGAGTGCAGAAGTGAGGTTGGGTCGTAACGAGGACCGCACCCGCACGATCGTGGAGTCGATCATGAGCAAGCCGGACCACTGGCAGATCGTCGTGTTCGCCGCCTCGGTGGAGAACGCGCAGACATTGGCGACCCTGCTG
This DNA window, taken from Mycolicibacterium sp. MU0050, encodes the following:
- a CDS encoding DEAD/DEAH box helicase, giving the protein MVDDFRDRCIRVYLEDPNRVEEDAGKERGIAEGGYGRKQIQELVQNAADALQGAPGRIQVSLTEQALYVANEGNPFEDTGVRALLYTHLSNKTGTEIGRFGLGFKSISGISDNPQIFSRSVSFEFSRSQSAEQLSAELDRLYRPADVPALRLAWTLDPVAAFRADPLLAELSGWATTVVKVPLKAGAAAQLSVEIQEFDESFNLFAPHVRVLDLVDDVAGVSRRFAAAKKGNRVTLTTQDGDREWLVVSTDHNPSEQALESAGHSARRNTVTVSWALPLGGAAGVGQLSAYFPVKSDTTLSGRINAPWKLSDDRINVIECLFNLEILEDVVPKLVVAARKDLIAERAYGRYIDVLPARGKEVRSWADKVLNEPVFQALRDSRCLPDLDGQLRAPSGLQRVPDDVMEYAKMWLEVTGNRGDWVHPDCTSTVERRSKVDRLMQDGDRPKPAGRVLQWLQSVVADPSPAQSAAAIELAANLVRKGGNTEMDVRDARIVLLESGSLAQPVRGRCFLRTSGAQHGTSFVHADVSARGTTLAALEALGVTAFEDGGEMLELLTELRRTGKVDWDELWIAMRGSGVHQVYEAFESVLEGQADRIIRVKNGSGRWVLPQGLYIAGDCLKQLKEDGEFLVDGDYHASDQELLYVLGVRSRPSRAKSRSNERWVSRYEREVQARVGEEFGLGVYAREAIRIDGIDGILGPLECLPDLSVTNRTALTLALLNDVDVPRVRISHPSVTKAARYVAPELWWARQHGFLPTVLGPMPVAEAFVAEVEEAPEGLLPCVTQVVLSADAEAVLKLKKKISDLDPADFQKLVEMHVAKDDMHRVGQAYAWWCWIHKESGVPDRLWVRIAGQWSEVNTKNVAVVHHLDAYAELDQFGIPCVVVDSVDDVHTLSELWRCLEGPDLPVTYSYETSAEPVVLTDAFPVLDALEIDDEFADLVLQKCLSLSKVAAVPGQPEVRVTCDSGREGSRILVTGTNDGQILKQVLGQLLLDDSDRHVDALLRDMERRRNSEHVRAVRKASSDAERLLLLVGEDRLRPLIPKDALTYIANEGEVEPRGVALAELCVSMLGVRALERACKVDPEGLPIAPPSTWAGSFTTRKWVNNFGFDDEWAGRPARQRNKPTEYVEGPTQLEPLHDYQQVVSRRLRDLLIGNGPRRGYISLPTGAGKTRVAVQTIIETISDGSLDGLGSSGTFAGPILWLADGEELCEQAIDAWSYLWRAAGRRDTQLILSRFWSSYEMEEEVGGVQVVVATWHKIMARAVGSDAYAWLAEAPIVIIDEAHGAYTPSYTTILEWLGRSARERDKPLVGLTATPFRGRRDSAQTELLLRRFGDNCLDEGVFGEDLPQVRLQRDRVLARAHLEILDGVSIELSEREIEEFKELGWLAKSAEVRLGRNEDRTRTIVESIMSKPDHWQIVVFAASVENAQTLATLLTLQGRPAASIDQDTSPEDRRVAIERFKSGELKVLTNYAVLSQGFDAPKTDAVYITRPTSSEVRYQQMVGRGLRGPKNGGTEEVLIVNMLDNLIEFADSIVYQSLKDITEAEREQESAGVG